The following proteins come from a genomic window of Nostoc sp. TCL26-01:
- a CDS encoding type II toxin-antitoxin system HicA family toxin has product MNKREKLWQKAKNSPENLTFDEFETLLNQSGWEFSRQKGSHRLWYSPQGQPLPIQPRKDGKAKLYQIQQFFEYQEVEE; this is encoded by the coding sequence ATGAATAAAAGAGAGAAGCTCTGGCAAAAAGCTAAAAACAGCCCAGAAAATTTGACTTTTGATGAATTTGAAACTCTCTTAAACCAGAGTGGGTGGGAATTTAGCCGTCAAAAAGGAAGTCATCGCTTATGGTATTCACCACAGGGTCAACCTTTACCGATTCAGCCCCGTAAAGATGGGAAAGCAAAGCTGTATCAAATTCAGCAGTTTTTTGAGTATCAAGAGGTAGAAGAGTAA
- the fba gene encoding class II fructose-bisphosphate aldolase (catalyzes the reversible aldol condensation of dihydroxyacetonephosphate and glyceraldehyde 3-phosphate in the Calvin cycle, glycolysis, and/or gluconeogenesis) → MALVPMRLLLDHAAENGYGIPAFNVNNLEQIQAIMKAAEETDSPVILQASRGARNYAGENFLRHLILAAVETYPHIPIVMHQDHGNAPSTCYSAIKNNFTSVMMDGSLEADAKTPASFEYNVNVTREVVNVAHALGVSVEGELGCLGSLETGAGEAEDGHGFEGTLDHSQLLTDPDEAVSFVEATQVDALAVAIGTSHGAYKFTRKPTGEILAISRIEEIHRRLPNTHLVMHGSSSVPEDLIALINEFGGAIPETYGVPVEEIQKGIKSGVRKVNIDTDNRLAITAAVREALAKNPKEFDPRHFLKPSIKYMQKVCAERYAQFGTAGNASKIKQVTLEDFAAKYAKGELNAVTKAAAKV, encoded by the coding sequence ATGGCGCTTGTACCAATGCGGCTGCTGTTGGATCATGCGGCTGAAAACGGTTACGGCATCCCAGCTTTTAACGTTAACAACCTGGAGCAAATTCAGGCAATCATGAAGGCGGCTGAAGAGACAGATAGCCCCGTCATTTTGCAAGCTTCCCGTGGCGCTCGTAACTATGCAGGTGAAAACTTCCTGCGCCACCTGATTTTGGCTGCGGTAGAAACCTATCCTCACATTCCCATTGTCATGCACCAAGATCATGGCAATGCTCCTTCTACCTGCTACTCAGCTATCAAGAACAACTTCACCAGCGTCATGATGGATGGTTCTTTGGAAGCTGACGCGAAAACCCCTGCTAGCTTCGAGTACAACGTTAACGTTACCCGTGAAGTTGTAAATGTAGCTCATGCTTTGGGCGTAAGTGTAGAAGGCGAACTCGGTTGCTTGGGTTCTCTGGAAACTGGTGCGGGTGAAGCTGAAGATGGACATGGTTTTGAAGGTACTCTTGACCATTCTCAACTATTAACTGACCCCGATGAAGCTGTTAGCTTTGTCGAAGCAACCCAAGTAGATGCTTTGGCTGTAGCTATTGGTACAAGCCACGGTGCTTACAAGTTTACCCGCAAACCAACTGGGGAAATTTTAGCGATTAGCCGCATTGAAGAAATTCACCGTCGTCTACCTAACACTCACTTGGTAATGCACGGTTCTTCTTCCGTACCCGAAGATTTAATCGCTTTGATTAACGAGTTCGGTGGTGCAATTCCTGAAACCTACGGTGTACCTGTAGAAGAAATTCAAAAAGGTATCAAGAGTGGTGTACGTAAAGTTAACATCGACACCGACAACCGTTTAGCCATCACCGCAGCTGTGCGCGAAGCTTTAGCCAAAAATCCCAAGGAATTTGATCCTCGTCACTTCCTCAAGCCTTCTATTAAATATATGCAGAAGGTTTGTGCTGAACGCTATGCACAATTCGGTACTGCTGGTAACGCTAGCAAAATTAAGCAAGTTACTTTGGAAGATTTTGCTGCTAAATACGCTAAAGGCGAACTCAACGCTGTTACCAAAGCTGCTGCTAAAGTTTAA